In Listeria monocytogenes, the following proteins share a genomic window:
- a CDS encoding aldo/keto reductase, which yields MTKTLQDRMILPGNETIPYIGLGVFQVTEQEFIAGAVEKAIEVGYRLFDTAAVYNNEAIVGQAIADSAVSREELFISSKVWNGDLGYDETLFAFERTLQNLKLDYLDLYLIHWPVAGKYRDSWRAMERLHDEKLIKSIGVANFKQHHLSDLLVAANEKPVLNQVETHPLLPQNDLRKYLAEQNIAHAAWSPLAKGILMQNPVITEIAKKHQASVDQVILQWHLNRNTIIFPKSITSSRIEENSRLSYFQLDASDMEKIDRLETGKRVGPDPDDLEYFLSSIERERAYLTGGTAE from the coding sequence TTGACAAAAACTTTACAAGACAGAATGATACTACCGGGGAATGAGACAATTCCTTATATTGGACTTGGTGTATTTCAAGTAACAGAACAAGAATTTATCGCTGGAGCTGTGGAGAAGGCAATCGAAGTAGGTTATCGATTGTTTGATACGGCGGCAGTTTATAATAATGAAGCAATTGTTGGGCAAGCGATTGCAGATAGTGCGGTCTCGCGAGAAGAATTATTTATTAGTTCGAAAGTGTGGAACGGGGACCTTGGCTACGATGAAACGTTATTTGCCTTTGAACGGACACTTCAAAATTTGAAATTGGATTATTTGGATTTGTATTTAATTCATTGGCCAGTTGCCGGGAAATACCGTGATTCATGGCGAGCGATGGAGCGGCTTCATGACGAAAAATTAATTAAATCTATTGGGGTTGCGAATTTCAAACAACATCATTTAAGTGATTTATTGGTTGCTGCAAATGAAAAACCAGTTTTAAATCAAGTGGAAACGCATCCACTGTTACCGCAAAATGATCTTCGTAAGTATTTGGCGGAACAGAATATTGCGCATGCTGCATGGTCGCCGCTTGCAAAAGGGATATTAATGCAAAATCCAGTTATTACAGAAATTGCGAAAAAACATCAAGCATCTGTAGATCAAGTTATTTTACAATGGCATTTAAATCGCAATACGATTATTTTTCCGAAGTCAATTACTTCTAGTCGGATTGAAGAAAATTCACGGTTATCCTATTTCCAATTAGATGCCAGTGATATGGAAAAAATTGATCGCCTGGAAACGGGAAAACGTGTTGGGCCGGATCCAGATGATTTGGAGTATTTTTTGAGTAGTATTGAACGAGAACGCGCTTATTTAACAGGTGGTACAGCAGAATGA